A single window of Candoia aspera isolate rCanAsp1 chromosome 3, rCanAsp1.hap2, whole genome shotgun sequence DNA harbors:
- the TOE1 gene encoding target of EGR1 protein 1 isoform X1, with protein MKNNQICVRMASLRVPVIDVQDENFKELWPSMLLAIKTSSFIAVDTELSGLGTRKSLLNQCIEERYKAVCSAARTRSILSLGIACFKHLPDKTENTYLSQIYNLTLLCMDDYIIEPQSVQFLVQHGFDFNKQYSQGIPYHRGNDKGDEKQNQTIRTFFLEIIRARKPIVLHNGLIDLVFLYQCFYAHLPDNLGTFTADLSEMFPAGIYDTKYASEFEARFVASYLEYAYKKCKRENFRLKDSKKPYLSIEFCNYPASIDAYVEYRFCSLSDVSQAQTDIGNKTVICQPFSAYGWCPDGLKCAQSHNIDLIINEDENQKEKQKTRKQKWKRRKNLAESTREVELSSPTKDIKLAWNKEKGSPSKQPCPSNFIAPIVDSADAGKVSGNEENSMDVEQELVSNSAADASVDGNAAVATDNDRVVSSPFKDRQQEKAPGSEGAEPKAQLQSDSAVTALPATDNVAPPNGSRGSIHRAGFDAFMTGYIIAYVQMLKNDKQRNSSEGPWLPDCHNKLYLSGKSMPLQIVKSLFSKSSKAHNQKMKLVWDSS; from the exons ATGAAAAACAACCAAAT CTGTGTGAGAATGGCCTCTTTAAGGGTGCCGGTCATTGATGTCCAGGATGAGAATTTCAAGGAGCTCTGGCCATCCATGCTCTTGGCTATCAAAACTTCTAGCTTTATTGCTGTTGACACG GAACTTAGTGGGCTTGGAACAAGGAAGAGTTTGTTGAATCA GTGTATTGAAGAACGATATAAAGCGGTTTGCAGTGCTGCTAGAACACGCTCTATTTTGTCTCTTGGAATTGCTTGTTTCAAACACCTCCCTGACAAG ACGGAGAACACATACCTTTCCCAGATCTACAACCTGACCCTGCTCTGTATGGATGATTATATAATTGAACCACAGTCAGTTCAATTCCTGGTGCAACATGGCTTTGACTTCAACAAGCAATATTCTCAGGGCATTCCATATCATAGGGGCAATGATAAG GGAGATGAAAAGCAGAACCAGACAATCCGTACCTTTTTCCTGGAAATAATTAGAGCAAGAAAACCTATCGTTCTGCACAATGGCCTAATTGATTTAGTCTTCCTCTACCAGTGCTTCTATGCCCATTTACCTGACAATCTGGGCACTTTCACTGCTGATCTTTCAGAGATGTTCCCAGCTGGCATCTATGACACAAAATACGCCTCAGAATTTGAGGCACGCTTTGTAGCTTCTTACCTTGAGTACGCCTATAAGAAGTG CAAACGAGAAAACTTCAGGTTGAAAGACTCCAAGAAACCGTATCTCAGCATAGAATTCTGCAACTATCCTGCCAGCATAGATGCCTATGTTGAATACCGATTCTGCTCTCTGTCTGATGTCAGCCAGGCTCAAACTGACATTGGTAACAAAACTGTCATCTGCCAGCCATTTTCG GCTTATGGTTGGTGCCCAGATGGGCTGAAATGTGCACAGTCTCACAATATTGATCTGATAATTAATGAGGATGAGAAtcagaaagagaagcagaagacaAGAAAGCAGAAATGGAAACGGCGGAAGAACTTAGCAGAGTCAACAAGAGAAGTTGAATTGAGCAGCCCCACGAAGGATATAAAGTTGGCTTGGAATAAGGAAAAAGGGTCCCCTTCCAAACAGCCTTGTCCTAGTAATTTCATTGCTCCTATTGTAGATAGTGCAGATGCAGGTAAAGTATCTGGTAATGAGGAGAATTCAATGGATGTGGAACAAGAACTAGTTTCCAACAGTGCAGCTGATGCCAGTGTTGATGGGAATGCTGCCGTTGCCACAGACAATGACCGCGTCGTTTCCTCGCCATTCAAAGACCGCCAGCAGGAAAAGGCACCTGGAAGTGAAGGCGCAGAGCCAAAAGCCCAGTTACAAAGTGATTCTGCAGTGACCGCTTTGCCTGCCACAGATAATGTAGCACCACCTAACGGTTCACGAGGAAGTATTCACCGGGCTGGCTTTGATGCCTTCATGACAGGTTACATTATTGCATATGTCCAGATGCTCAAGAATGATAAACAGAGAAACTCAAGTGAAGGGCCTTGGTTGCCAGACTGCCACAACAAACTGTACCTTAGTGGGAAGTCTATGCCTCTTCAGATTGTGAAAAGTTTGTTTTCTAAATCCTCCAAAGCCCACAATCAAAAGATGAAGTTGGTATGGGACAGTAGTTAG
- the TOE1 gene encoding target of EGR1 protein 1 isoform X2, protein MASLRVPVIDVQDENFKELWPSMLLAIKTSSFIAVDTELSGLGTRKSLLNQCIEERYKAVCSAARTRSILSLGIACFKHLPDKTENTYLSQIYNLTLLCMDDYIIEPQSVQFLVQHGFDFNKQYSQGIPYHRGNDKGDEKQNQTIRTFFLEIIRARKPIVLHNGLIDLVFLYQCFYAHLPDNLGTFTADLSEMFPAGIYDTKYASEFEARFVASYLEYAYKKCKRENFRLKDSKKPYLSIEFCNYPASIDAYVEYRFCSLSDVSQAQTDIGNKTVICQPFSAYGWCPDGLKCAQSHNIDLIINEDENQKEKQKTRKQKWKRRKNLAESTREVELSSPTKDIKLAWNKEKGSPSKQPCPSNFIAPIVDSADAGKVSGNEENSMDVEQELVSNSAADASVDGNAAVATDNDRVVSSPFKDRQQEKAPGSEGAEPKAQLQSDSAVTALPATDNVAPPNGSRGSIHRAGFDAFMTGYIIAYVQMLKNDKQRNSSEGPWLPDCHNKLYLSGKSMPLQIVKSLFSKSSKAHNQKMKLVWDSS, encoded by the exons ATGGCCTCTTTAAGGGTGCCGGTCATTGATGTCCAGGATGAGAATTTCAAGGAGCTCTGGCCATCCATGCTCTTGGCTATCAAAACTTCTAGCTTTATTGCTGTTGACACG GAACTTAGTGGGCTTGGAACAAGGAAGAGTTTGTTGAATCA GTGTATTGAAGAACGATATAAAGCGGTTTGCAGTGCTGCTAGAACACGCTCTATTTTGTCTCTTGGAATTGCTTGTTTCAAACACCTCCCTGACAAG ACGGAGAACACATACCTTTCCCAGATCTACAACCTGACCCTGCTCTGTATGGATGATTATATAATTGAACCACAGTCAGTTCAATTCCTGGTGCAACATGGCTTTGACTTCAACAAGCAATATTCTCAGGGCATTCCATATCATAGGGGCAATGATAAG GGAGATGAAAAGCAGAACCAGACAATCCGTACCTTTTTCCTGGAAATAATTAGAGCAAGAAAACCTATCGTTCTGCACAATGGCCTAATTGATTTAGTCTTCCTCTACCAGTGCTTCTATGCCCATTTACCTGACAATCTGGGCACTTTCACTGCTGATCTTTCAGAGATGTTCCCAGCTGGCATCTATGACACAAAATACGCCTCAGAATTTGAGGCACGCTTTGTAGCTTCTTACCTTGAGTACGCCTATAAGAAGTG CAAACGAGAAAACTTCAGGTTGAAAGACTCCAAGAAACCGTATCTCAGCATAGAATTCTGCAACTATCCTGCCAGCATAGATGCCTATGTTGAATACCGATTCTGCTCTCTGTCTGATGTCAGCCAGGCTCAAACTGACATTGGTAACAAAACTGTCATCTGCCAGCCATTTTCG GCTTATGGTTGGTGCCCAGATGGGCTGAAATGTGCACAGTCTCACAATATTGATCTGATAATTAATGAGGATGAGAAtcagaaagagaagcagaagacaAGAAAGCAGAAATGGAAACGGCGGAAGAACTTAGCAGAGTCAACAAGAGAAGTTGAATTGAGCAGCCCCACGAAGGATATAAAGTTGGCTTGGAATAAGGAAAAAGGGTCCCCTTCCAAACAGCCTTGTCCTAGTAATTTCATTGCTCCTATTGTAGATAGTGCAGATGCAGGTAAAGTATCTGGTAATGAGGAGAATTCAATGGATGTGGAACAAGAACTAGTTTCCAACAGTGCAGCTGATGCCAGTGTTGATGGGAATGCTGCCGTTGCCACAGACAATGACCGCGTCGTTTCCTCGCCATTCAAAGACCGCCAGCAGGAAAAGGCACCTGGAAGTGAAGGCGCAGAGCCAAAAGCCCAGTTACAAAGTGATTCTGCAGTGACCGCTTTGCCTGCCACAGATAATGTAGCACCACCTAACGGTTCACGAGGAAGTATTCACCGGGCTGGCTTTGATGCCTTCATGACAGGTTACATTATTGCATATGTCCAGATGCTCAAGAATGATAAACAGAGAAACTCAAGTGAAGGGCCTTGGTTGCCAGACTGCCACAACAAACTGTACCTTAGTGGGAAGTCTATGCCTCTTCAGATTGTGAAAAGTTTGTTTTCTAAATCCTCCAAAGCCCACAATCAAAAGATGAAGTTGGTATGGGACAGTAGTTAG